The Geobacter sp. genomic interval TCGTCTATCCCAATGAGTATATCTACTGGACTATCCAGATTGTCATGTATCCGTTCATGACCGGCCTGGTAGCCGGCGCGTTCGTCCTTTCCTCGCTCTACCATGTCTTTGGGGTGAAGCAGCTGAAAGAGATCGCCCGTTTTTCCCTGGTTTTCTCCTTTGCGCTGTTGCCGGTAGCCATGATGCCGCTCCTGTTGCATCTCCAGTTTCCGCTCCGTGGCATCGAGGTCATGCTGACTCCCCATTTTACGTCGGCGATCGCCGCATTCGGCATCGTCTTCACCTCCTATGGGATGATCGTCGCGTCGGAGCTCTGGTTTGTCTATCGCCGCTATTTTGTCGAGACGGCCCTGGATCTCCGCAAGGCAACACAGCGAGGAGTTACGCAGCAGGCACGCTATCTGCTCTATTCGCTCCTGACACTCGGGGCGTGGGATATCGGTGAACATGCATTGGAGAAGGATGAGCGGGCAGTGAAGATGCTGGCCGGGCTCGGAATTCCGGTAGCGTGCTTTCTCCATGGCTATGCCGGGTTCATCTTCGGGTCGGTCAAGGCCAATGCACTCTGGATGACCCCTCTGATGCCGGTCATCTTTATCTGCTCCGCCGTGGTGTCGGGTATCGCCCTCTGCATCATTACCTATATCGCCACCATGGAGCTTCGAACCCTGCGGGCACGCAAGCGACAGCAGCGTCCGGAATCTGGTGCTGACACGGAGATGCAGAGCAACGAGATACAGGTCGTCACCATGACCTCCCGCTATCTTCTCATGTTCCTGGTGCTGGCCATCACCCTGGAGCTGCTCGATCTGATCTTCCGCGGCTATACTGCCGTGAAATCATGGGATATCCTGCGCAGCGTCATCTATGGCAAGGACTTCGTCAACATCTTCGTCATCCAGTACGGTCTGGGCAATCTGTTGCCGTTCATTCTGCTCCTCCTGCCGCGTCTGACCATCCGGCGGACAGTTGCGGGTACTCTCCTGGTGCTTCTCGGTGTCTTCATGATGCGCTGGAATGTCGTAATCGGCGGCCAGGCATTCTCCTCATCGTTTGCCGGATTTATGCACTACCACCTGCCGATCTGGCCTGAAAGCCTGGAGACTTTCAAAGAAGGGCTGGCTGGTGCCCTGCTGGTGGCAGCGACCCCGTTCGTCCTTTTCTGGGGGCTCTGTAAAATACTGCCGGTCTTCCCTGTTGATGAATCCCGCTAGTTTCGGGTTCCGGGCGATTGCAGAGATCGGCACAGTGTAAAACGTCATTCTGTTGATTAACGCAACGTCTGTGGTATGGTAAATAGATCCAAGGTCCGGGTGGTGTTGCCTCAGGTCATATTTCCTCTTTCGGGAAGGGCGTTGTCTCCCGAAGACTCCGGTCGGAAGGCAGGGGTGCCCTTGACAAGCTGCTTCGGCATCTGCTAGCTTTTGCCATTCAGCCGTAGCGGTCAGGGCGGACTTTACCTGGACAAGGAGCAGCCATGCACAAGAAACTTTTCATCCCGGGACCGGTGGAGGTCGCACCGGAAATCCTGCAGGCGATGGCCATGCCGATGGTGGGTCATCGGATGCCGGAGTACGCAGTCGTACACAAGCGGGTCAAGGAGAACCTCAAGCGTCTTCTGTTCACGGAGTCGAGGGTATTTCTGGCCACCTCCAGCGCATTCGGGGTCATGGAGGGGGCGGTTCGCAACCTGGTGGCCAAGAGATGCGCCAACTTCTGCAACGGGGCCTTTTCGGACAAGTGGCACGATGTGACTCGGCGCTGCGGCAAGGAG includes:
- a CDS encoding oxidoreductase: MVHGEAWTVKELFVYPNEYIYWTIQIVMYPFMTGLVAGAFVLSSLYHVFGVKQLKEIARFSLVFSFALLPVAMMPLLLHLQFPLRGIEVMLTPHFTSAIAAFGIVFTSYGMIVASELWFVYRRYFVETALDLRKATQRGVTQQARYLLYSLLTLGAWDIGEHALEKDERAVKMLAGLGIPVACFLHGYAGFIFGSVKANALWMTPLMPVIFICSAVVSGIALCIITYIATMELRTLRARKRQQRPESGADTEMQSNEIQVVTMTSRYLLMFLVLAITLELLDLIFRGYTAVKSWDILRSVIYGKDFVNIFVIQYGLGNLLPFILLLLPRLTIRRTVAGTLLVLLGVFMMRWNVVIGGQAFSSSFAGFMHYHLPIWPESLETFKEGLAGALLVAATPFVLFWGLCKILPVFPVDESR